In a single window of the Eshraghiella crossota genome:
- a CDS encoding Gfo/Idh/MocA family protein, producing MKRIGIICPSEIAFRRFLPALKEIKDAEFAGVAVATPEEWFGDSLSDTPKDTIEQVRRNEFKKADSFVEQYGGKVIDGYENLIKSEDIDVVYLPLPPALHYKWAKKVISNGKHLFCEKPFTISKADTYNLIEAATKQNVAFHENYMFAFHKQIEDIKKIVADGEIGNVRLIRIDFGFPKRAQNDFRYNKKLGGGALFDCGGYPVKLARILLGGDVHITDANFIMSEEHNVDLYGSATLKNEKGDVAQISFGMDNDYRCNLDIWGSEGSIFTGRILTAPSGFVPMATIRKNGVASEIELSADDTFKKSIEYFLKSIDDESIRKKIADDIKTQADLIDEFIEKSEMK from the coding sequence ATGAAGAGAATAGGAATAATTTGTCCCTCAGAAATTGCTTTCAGAAGATTTTTACCGGCATTAAAAGAAATTAAAGATGCAGAATTTGCCGGCGTTGCTGTTGCCACACCGGAGGAATGGTTTGGAGATTCATTATCAGATACACCGAAGGATACTATAGAACAGGTACGCAGGAATGAATTTAAAAAAGCCGACAGCTTTGTTGAACAATATGGCGGAAAGGTAATAGACGGATATGAGAATCTTATTAAGTCAGAAGATATAGATGTTGTATACCTTCCATTGCCTCCTGCATTACATTACAAGTGGGCAAAAAAAGTTATTTCCAACGGAAAACATCTTTTCTGCGAAAAACCATTTACGATTTCCAAAGCAGATACTTATAATTTGATTGAGGCTGCAACAAAACAGAATGTTGCTTTTCATGAAAATTATATGTTTGCATTTCATAAACAGATTGAAGATATAAAAAAGATAGTAGCTGACGGTGAGATAGGAAATGTAAGACTGATAAGGATTGATTTCGGATTCCCTAAGAGAGCACAGAATGATTTCCGCTATAATAAGAAACTTGGCGGTGGAGCTTTATTTGACTGTGGAGGGTATCCTGTTAAACTGGCAAGAATCCTGTTAGGTGGAGATGTCCATATTACGGATGCAAATTTTATAATGTCAGAAGAACATAATGTAGACTTATACGGAAGTGCAACATTAAAGAATGAAAAAGGTGACGTAGCACAAATATCTTTTGGTATGGATAATGATTACAGATGCAACCTTGATATATGGGGAAGCGAAGGCAGTATCTTTACAGGAAGAATACTCACTGCACCAAGTGGTTTTGTACCAATGGCGACAATCAGAAAAAATGGTGTTGCAAGTGAAATTGAATTAAGTGCCGATGATACATTCAAAAAATCAATAGAGTATTTCCTCAAGAGCATTGATGATGAAAGCATCAGAAAAAAAATTGCTGATGATATAAAGACACAGGCAGATTTGATAGATGAATTTATTGAAAAAAGTGAGATGAAATAA
- a CDS encoding NAD-dependent epimerase/dehydratase family protein: MKITIIGANSYIARNFIWYVQNNIDSDTEMKLYDFQENHVDGLDCYERVDYSDKDNIRKIDFNSDMIYIFAGKTGSVQGFEQYETFVEINELILLKIIEAYRLNNGTGRLIFPSTRLVYKGRDGLLKEDAEKEFKTIYAINKYSCENYLWMYNNMYGIPYTVFRICLPYGTLVPEASSYGTAEFFMKKATAGENITLYGDGKQRRTITYMEDLCEALYKGGSSKETLNGIYNIGGEDYSLYEMAELIAKKYNVNVELIEWPREARLTESGSTVFDSSKLDEITGLKYSHKFKDWIS, encoded by the coding sequence ATGAAAATAACAATAATAGGTGCCAATAGTTATATAGCAAGAAATTTTATATGGTATGTTCAGAATAATATAGATAGTGACACAGAAATGAAGTTATATGATTTTCAGGAAAATCATGTAGACGGATTGGATTGTTATGAAAGAGTAGATTATTCAGACAAAGACAACATAAGAAAAATTGATTTTAATTCGGACATGATTTATATTTTCGCCGGTAAGACAGGAAGTGTGCAGGGATTTGAACAATACGAAACATTTGTTGAGATTAACGAATTGATTCTTCTTAAAATAATTGAAGCGTACAGACTGAATAACGGAACGGGCAGACTTATATTTCCGTCAACCAGACTTGTATATAAGGGCAGGGACGGATTATTAAAAGAGGATGCAGAGAAAGAATTTAAGACTATATATGCCATAAATAAATATAGTTGTGAAAATTATTTATGGATGTATAATAACATGTACGGAATACCATATACAGTATTCAGAATTTGTCTTCCTTACGGCACACTTGTACCTGAAGCAAGTTCATATGGTACGGCAGAATTTTTTATGAAGAAAGCTACAGCCGGAGAAAATATAACCTTGTACGGGGATGGAAAACAGAGAAGAACCATAACATATATGGAAGATTTATGTGAAGCATTATATAAAGGCGGTTCTTCTAAAGAGACGCTGAATGGAATATACAATATTGGCGGAGAAGATTACTCATTATATGAGATGGCAGAACTCATTGCAAAGAAATATAATGTAAATGTTGAGCTTATTGAATGGCCAAGGGAAGCCAGATTGACAGAGTCAGGCAGCACGGTCTTTGACTCATCAAAATTAGATGAGATCACGGGATTAAAATACAGTCATAAATTTAAGGATTGGATATCTTAA
- a CDS encoding LicD family protein codes for MSHKLDVKETQNVAADILEVIAGLCDKLSLRYYLFYGTLIGAVRHNGFIPWDDDLDIMMPRKDHDILVKYLLDNKEMFPDLEVFNHDVNKKYPYMITRISDKRYRIIMNNEKEYGMGIFIDIYPFDGLGDTEQEALKFGLKGDRLSSLCYQSTRVRCATETTTSTFRKIIKFPVFVFSKVMGKNFFQNRLKKLERVKDYDKSEYVGCVVWLSGGRKDIFPRKWFDEYVMIKFGDKEYRCPKEYDKFLTQVYGDYMQLPPENERIGHHNYYVIAR; via the coding sequence ATGAGTCATAAATTAGATGTAAAAGAAACACAGAATGTAGCAGCAGATATATTAGAGGTTATAGCAGGATTGTGTGATAAACTGTCACTCAGGTATTATTTGTTTTACGGAACACTTATAGGTGCAGTAAGACATAATGGTTTTATACCGTGGGATGATGACCTGGATATTATGATGCCACGAAAGGATCATGATATTCTTGTAAAATATCTTCTGGATAACAAAGAAATGTTTCCGGATTTGGAAGTATTTAATCATGATGTCAACAAAAAATATCCATATATGATTACCAGAATAAGTGATAAACGTTACAGAATAATTATGAACAATGAAAAAGAGTACGGTATGGGTATTTTTATAGATATTTATCCTTTTGACGGACTTGGAGATACGGAACAGGAAGCACTTAAATTTGGACTTAAAGGTGACAGACTGTCATCATTATGTTATCAGTCAACACGTGTGAGGTGTGCAACAGAAACAACAACTTCAACATTCAGGAAAATCATTAAATTCCCTGTATTTGTTTTTTCAAAGGTTATGGGTAAGAATTTTTTTCAGAACAGACTGAAGAAACTGGAAAGAGTTAAAGACTATGATAAGTCAGAATATGTCGGATGCGTTGTGTGGCTTTCAGGTGGAAGAAAAGATATTTTTCCAAGAAAATGGTTTGATGAATATGTTATGATTAAATTTGGTGATAAAGAATACAGATGTCCTAAGGAATATGATAAATTCCTTACACAGGTATATGGTGATTATATGCAGTTACCTCCTGAAAATGAAAGAATAGGACATCATAACTATTACGTAATTGCTAGATAG